The Pseudomonas extremaustralis genome contains a region encoding:
- a CDS encoding LysR family transcriptional regulator produces MDKLSNMSVYIKVVEMGSFTAVANHLESTVGNVSRAVSALENMLDTRLIQRSTRRLSITDAGRRFYERCTKILADLEHAEAEASNAALTPRGTLRVHCVPGLARHLVTGAVLEYREEFPEVTVDLMLSQRMPNLLEDQLDVSILIARTLPDSAYVSQKIGISHCVLVASPEYLQRHAAPLTPEDLNDHQCLLLGTVDYVRDEWQLKSKTGDATFTPKGPSFSVNDMDAMAVAVRAGAGIGLLAGFSAIEDLRSGRLVRVLPEFHTYERNVYAVYTSRQFIDAKITRFIDTLKTRVGAQLTMTAQELIA; encoded by the coding sequence ATGGATAAGCTTTCGAATATGTCGGTGTACATAAAGGTTGTGGAGATGGGCAGTTTCACGGCGGTGGCGAATCATCTGGAGTCAACCGTCGGTAACGTATCGCGGGCTGTTTCCGCGCTAGAAAACATGCTCGACACCCGCCTGATACAGCGCTCGACCCGCCGTCTCTCGATCACTGACGCCGGCCGCCGCTTTTACGAGCGCTGCACCAAAATCCTCGCGGACCTCGAGCATGCCGAAGCCGAAGCGAGTAACGCAGCGTTGACCCCCAGGGGGACGTTGCGGGTGCATTGTGTGCCGGGGCTCGCGCGGCATCTGGTCACCGGTGCCGTGCTGGAGTACCGCGAGGAGTTCCCGGAAGTGACCGTGGACTTGATGCTGTCCCAGCGCATGCCCAACCTGTTGGAAGACCAACTGGACGTGTCGATTCTGATTGCCCGAACGCTGCCGGATTCAGCGTATGTCAGCCAAAAGATCGGCATCAGCCATTGTGTGCTGGTGGCGTCGCCAGAATACCTGCAACGACACGCCGCCCCTCTAACACCAGAAGACCTCAACGATCATCAGTGCTTGCTATTGGGCACCGTCGATTATGTGCGGGATGAGTGGCAATTGAAGAGCAAGACCGGGGATGCCACGTTTACCCCCAAGGGCCCGAGTTTCAGCGTCAACGATATGGACGCCATGGCGGTCGCCGTCAGGGCGGGAGCAGGCATAGGTTTGCTGGCCGGTTTTTCAGCCATCGAGGATTTGCGTTCAGGCAGGCTCGTGCGCGTATTGCCCGAGTTTCATACTTACGAGCGCAATGTTTACGCGGTCTATACATCCCGTCAGTTCATCGATGCAAAAATCACTCGCTTCATCGACACGTTAAAAACCCGGGTCGGTGCTCAGTTGACGATGACAGCTCAGGAACTGATTGCCTGA
- a CDS encoding DUF2790 domain-containing protein, whose amino-acid sequence MKVSVALFALFGFSGLVMAQEGAAAVDDQQVQVEQYTYSTHLDIAKVISQSEAADVCAVVPMRMTYEDSQGKRHILAYEAMGNGCSNG is encoded by the coding sequence ATGAAAGTTTCAGTAGCACTCTTCGCACTGTTTGGTTTTAGCGGTTTGGTCATGGCCCAAGAAGGCGCGGCTGCGGTTGACGATCAACAAGTGCAAGTTGAGCAATACACTTACTCCACACATCTTGATATTGCCAAAGTGATCTCTCAATCCGAGGCCGCCGATGTGTGCGCTGTAGTACCGATGCGCATGACTTATGAAGACTCCCAGGGCAAACGTCATATCCTGGCATACGAAGCAATGGGCAACGGTTGCAGCAACGGTTGA
- a CDS encoding 2Fe-2S iron-sulfur cluster-binding protein: MKYQIVIEDTGEQYPCDERESVLEGMARLGRRGIPLGCRGGGCGVCKVRILSGEYVAKVMSRAHVSAAELADGIVLACRVLPGSDLSVEVTGKMKKSVCRPL; encoded by the coding sequence ATGAAATACCAGATCGTGATTGAAGACACCGGCGAGCAGTATCCCTGCGATGAGCGTGAATCGGTGTTGGAGGGCATGGCGCGATTGGGGCGGCGGGGCATACCGCTCGGCTGTCGGGGCGGCGGTTGCGGGGTGTGCAAAGTGCGCATTCTGAGCGGCGAGTATGTCGCCAAGGTGATGAGCCGCGCCCATGTCAGTGCGGCCGAGCTGGCCGATGGCATCGTGCTGGCCTGCCGGGTTTTACCCGGCAGCGACTTGTCGGTAGAGGTCACCGGCAAGATGAAAAAGAGCGTTTGCAGGCCGCTTTAA
- a CDS encoding tautomerase family protein — translation MPVVNFHLVDGHCSAEQKACLLKDASQLYSLVLHSPVERVRAFITLHAATECAVAGEVVEVSGRHAPFFEFFVLEGRPLDERQALMRGFTDLLSATLAVEQGLIRGRCIRVDPQDWCIGGHDAAQLRQQEILERAEQAQDAP, via the coding sequence ATGCCTGTCGTGAACTTTCATCTGGTGGACGGCCATTGCAGCGCCGAGCAAAAAGCCTGCTTGCTCAAGGACGCCTCACAGCTTTACAGCCTGGTGCTGCATTCACCCGTCGAACGGGTCAGGGCCTTTATCACGCTGCATGCGGCGACCGAGTGTGCGGTGGCCGGTGAAGTGGTCGAAGTCAGCGGGCGGCATGCACCGTTCTTTGAGTTCTTCGTCCTCGAAGGCCGCCCGCTGGATGAACGCCAGGCGTTGATGCGCGGCTTCACCGACCTGCTCAGCGCGACCCTCGCGGTCGAGCAGGGCCTGATCCGCGGTCGCTGCATCCGTGTCGATCCGCAGGATTGGTGCATCGGCGGGCATGATGCCGCGCAGTTGCGCCAACAGGAAATCCTCGAGCGTGCAGAGCAAGCGCAGGACGCCCCGTGA
- a CDS encoding SDR family NAD(P)-dependent oxidoreductase produces the protein MSTQKELAVVVGATGAFGRQIVARLSASDLDVVAVARSADALDELVDRHPGLIACVADIASDSAVASLRAVLERPVRMIVHGPGVAVVGGILDAPTAALVDAVNIKVGGLLRLVRAVDGHLVKGSRLVAIGGHYGFEPTAYAAAAGVANAALMNAVRQLSLAYGERGITAHLIAPGPADTERLHRVAADRARQRGISAEAVLGEMCAESSLGALTTPAQVAWAVSLLLAPEADAMTGSSLMLDSGRRRGLP, from the coding sequence ATGAGTACGCAAAAAGAACTGGCCGTGGTGGTCGGGGCGACGGGCGCGTTTGGCCGGCAGATTGTGGCGCGGTTAAGCGCCAGTGACCTGGATGTGGTCGCGGTGGCGCGCAGTGCCGACGCCCTCGACGAACTGGTCGATCGCCATCCAGGGCTGATTGCCTGCGTCGCCGACATCGCCAGCGACAGCGCGGTGGCGAGCCTGCGCGCCGTGCTGGAGCGGCCGGTGCGCATGATTGTGCACGGGCCTGGCGTGGCGGTTGTCGGCGGTATTCTTGATGCACCCACCGCTGCGTTGGTGGATGCGGTGAATATCAAGGTCGGCGGGCTGTTGCGCCTGGTGCGCGCGGTGGATGGGCATCTGGTGAAAGGCTCGCGGTTGGTGGCCATCGGCGGTCACTACGGCTTTGAACCCACGGCCTATGCCGCCGCTGCCGGGGTGGCCAATGCGGCGCTGATGAACGCCGTGCGCCAACTGAGCCTGGCCTATGGTGAACGCGGTATAACCGCGCATCTGATCGCCCCAGGACCGGCAGACACCGAGCGCTTGCACCGGGTGGCCGCAGACCGGGCCCGGCAGCGCGGTATCAGTGCCGAGGCGGTGCTGGGCGAGATGTGCGCAGAGTCGTCCCTCGGCGCCTTGACCACGCCAGCCCAAGTGGCCTGGGCCGTGAGCCTGTTGCTGGCGCCCGAGGCCGATGCGATGACCGGCTCCAGCCTGATGCTTGATTCCGGGCGGCGTCGCGGCCTGCCTTGA
- the dmpG gene encoding 4-hydroxy-2-oxovalerate aldolase — MNPSNPTSLQGRKVILHDMCLRDGMHAKREQISVAQMVKVATALDAAGVPYIQVTHGGGLGGNSLQHGFAPHSNEEYISAVAPLMKQAKVSVLLIPGLGTMKELHSAYDCGARSVHVATHCTEADTSPQHIAYARKLGMDTSGFLMMAHLNDAAGIARQGKLMESYGAQTVYVTDSAGYMLPEDVKARIGALREVLDPHTEIGFHGHHNLGMGVANSIAAIEAGASRIDGSVAGLGAGAGNTPLEVFAAVCERMGIETGTDLFKLMDVAEDIIVPMMEHIVRVDRESLTLGYTGVYSTFLLHAKRAALQFGVPARDILVELGRKKMIGGQEDMIQDTALTMAKERGVPLPT; from the coding sequence ATGAACCCATCCAACCCTACGAGCCTGCAGGGCCGCAAAGTGATCCTGCATGACATGTGCCTGCGCGACGGCATGCACGCCAAGCGCGAGCAGATCAGCGTCGCGCAGATGGTCAAGGTCGCCACCGCGCTGGACGCCGCCGGTGTGCCTTACATACAAGTCACCCATGGCGGTGGCCTGGGGGGCAACTCGCTGCAACATGGCTTCGCGCCCCACAGCAACGAGGAATACATCAGCGCGGTGGCCCCGCTGATGAAGCAGGCGAAGGTGTCCGTGTTGCTGATTCCGGGGCTGGGCACCATGAAGGAGCTGCACTCGGCCTACGATTGCGGCGCGCGCAGCGTGCACGTTGCCACCCACTGCACCGAGGCGGACACCTCGCCGCAGCACATCGCCTATGCGCGAAAACTGGGTATGGATACCTCCGGGTTCCTGATGATGGCGCACCTCAACGATGCGGCCGGCATCGCCCGCCAGGGCAAGCTGATGGAGTCCTACGGCGCGCAGACGGTGTACGTCACCGACTCGGCCGGCTACATGCTGCCCGAAGACGTGAAGGCGCGGATCGGCGCGCTGCGCGAGGTGCTTGATCCGCACACCGAGATCGGCTTCCACGGCCACCATAACCTGGGCATGGGCGTGGCCAACTCGATTGCCGCCATCGAGGCCGGCGCCAGCCGTATCGACGGTTCGGTCGCGGGGCTCGGCGCCGGGGCGGGCAATACTCCGCTGGAGGTGTTCGCGGCCGTGTGCGAGCGCATGGGGATCGAAACCGGTACCGACCTGTTCAAGCTGATGGACGTGGCCGAGGACATCATCGTGCCGATGATGGAGCACATCGTGCGGGTCGACCGCGAGTCGCTGACCCTGGGCTATACCGGCGTCTACTCCACCTTCCTGCTGCACGCCAAACGTGCGGCCCTGCAGTTCGGCGTGCCGGCGCGGGACATCCTGGTGGAGCTGGGGCGCAAGAAAATGATCGGCGGCCAGGAAGACATGATCCAGGACACCGCCCTCACCATGGCGAAAGAACGTGGCGTTCCGTTGCCGACCTGA
- a CDS encoding acetaldehyde dehydrogenase (acetylating): protein MKKIKCALIGSGNIGTDLIYKILRSPVLEPVWMVGIDPNSEGLLRARELGLKTTHEGVDGLLPHVLEDGIQIAFDATSAYVHAENSRKLNALGVLMIDLTPAAIGPLCVPPVNLREHAKTLQMNVNMISCAGQATIPIVNAVSRIQSVAYAEIVASLASKSIGPGTRANLDEFTNTTSSAIEKIGGARKGKALAIINPAEPPMLMRNTIYCLTDDEPDRVRIRESILQMIGEVTKYVPGYRLVNGPIFDGKKVSVFMEVAGLGDYLPTYAGNLDIMTAAATRTAEMFAEEILAGTLHLKAPEVA, encoded by the coding sequence ATGAAAAAGATCAAATGTGCGTTGATCGGTTCCGGCAACATCGGCACCGATCTGATCTACAAGATCCTGCGCAGTCCGGTGCTTGAACCGGTCTGGATGGTGGGCATCGACCCTAACTCCGAAGGGCTGCTGCGGGCCCGCGAGTTGGGCTTGAAAACCACCCACGAAGGCGTCGATGGCCTGCTCCCGCACGTGTTGGAGGATGGCATTCAGATCGCGTTCGACGCCACCAGTGCCTATGTGCACGCGGAAAACAGCCGCAAGCTCAATGCCCTGGGCGTGTTGATGATCGACCTGACCCCGGCGGCCATCGGTCCGCTGTGCGTGCCGCCGGTGAACCTGCGCGAACACGCGAAGACCCTGCAGATGAATGTCAACATGATCTCCTGCGCCGGGCAGGCCACCATTCCCATCGTCAATGCCGTCTCGCGCATTCAGAGCGTGGCCTACGCCGAGATCGTTGCCAGCCTGGCGTCCAAGTCGATCGGCCCGGGCACCCGCGCCAACCTCGATGAATTCACCAACACCACCTCGAGTGCCATCGAGAAAATCGGTGGCGCGCGCAAGGGCAAGGCGTTGGCCATCATCAACCCGGCCGAGCCGCCCATGCTGATGCGCAACACCATTTATTGCCTGACCGATGACGAGCCCGACCGTGTGCGCATCCGTGAGTCGATCCTGCAAATGATCGGCGAAGTGACGAAATACGTGCCGGGTTATCGCCTGGTCAACGGTCCTATTTTCGACGGCAAGAAAGTCTCGGTCTTCATGGAGGTAGCGGGCCTGGGCGACTACCTGCCCACCTACGCCGGCAACCTGGACATCATGACTGCGGCCGCCACCCGCACGGCCGAGATGTTCGCCGAGGAAATACTCGCCGGCACGCTTCACCTTAAAGCCCCGGAGGTCGCGTAA
- a CDS encoding tautomerase family protein, with protein MPIIEMHLAEGRTAEQKSRMAVAVTEAVCLSLQCPAETVRILITEHARDGFYVAGLDMAQRAAKQREQGQ; from the coding sequence ATGCCCATTATTGAAATGCATTTGGCCGAGGGCCGCACTGCCGAGCAAAAGAGCCGTATGGCGGTCGCGGTCACTGAAGCGGTATGCCTGAGCCTGCAATGCCCGGCGGAAACCGTGCGGATCCTGATCACCGAGCACGCGCGCGACGGGTTTTACGTGGCCGGCCTGGACATGGCGCAGCGCGCTGCCAAGCAGCGGGAGCAGGGCCAATGA
- the dmpH gene encoding 2-oxo-3-hexenedioate decarboxylase: protein MSRELTLSREDIVRLCERVEGAQTRAYAIPKLTDDYPQMTIADGYAVQNELRRRYIAQGHRQVGWKAGLTSKAKMQQMGVSVPSIGFLTDRMARPESSAISTADLVHPRVECEVAFVMKAELRGPGCTAADVLAATDYVLPAVEIIDSRFSGFKFDLASVIADNGSSARFVGGGRSRYVADLDLPTLGVVMEKNGEIVTMGAAAAVMGHPAEAIAMLVNILAEMDESLPAGSFVMSGGITEAIAVKPGDSIVARFQELGSVSMRFVE, encoded by the coding sequence ATGAGCCGCGAACTGACGCTGTCCCGCGAAGACATCGTGCGCCTGTGCGAACGGGTCGAAGGCGCACAGACCCGAGCCTATGCCATCCCCAAACTGACCGACGACTACCCGCAGATGACCATCGCCGATGGCTACGCGGTGCAGAACGAACTGCGTCGCCGCTATATCGCCCAGGGCCACCGGCAAGTCGGCTGGAAAGCCGGGCTGACCTCCAAGGCGAAGATGCAGCAAATGGGCGTCAGCGTGCCCTCGATCGGCTTTCTCACCGACCGCATGGCCCGCCCCGAAAGCTCGGCGATCAGCACCGCTGACCTTGTGCATCCACGGGTCGAGTGTGAAGTCGCCTTTGTCATGAAGGCCGAGTTGCGCGGCCCCGGTTGCACCGCCGCCGATGTGTTGGCCGCCACCGACTACGTACTCCCGGCGGTGGAAATCATCGACTCGCGGTTTTCCGGGTTCAAGTTCGACCTGGCCAGCGTGATCGCCGACAACGGTTCCTCGGCGCGTTTCGTGGGCGGTGGGCGTAGCCGCTACGTCGCGGATCTGGACCTGCCGACCCTGGGGGTGGTGATGGAAAAGAATGGCGAGATCGTGACCATGGGCGCCGCTGCGGCGGTGATGGGGCACCCGGCCGAAGCCATCGCCATGTTGGTGAATATCCTCGCCGAGATGGACGAGTCGTTGCCTGCCGGCAGCTTCGTGATGAGCGGCGGCATTACCGAAGCCATCGCGGTGAAGCCCGGCGACAGCATAGTCGCGCGCTTCCAAGAGTTGGGCAGCGTATCGATGCGTTTCGTTGAATAA
- the dmpE gene encoding 2-oxopent-4-enoate hydratase, protein MNQQTIEQYGDELYQAFVSRRVIAPLLSREPQIRIEDAYRIQERFIARRLAAGETIVGKKIGATSKPVQDFLGVYQPDFGMLTSGMVFADGDTLDLGQMIQPKAEAELAFVLKHDLKGPGITAMDVIRATDYVVPCFEVVDSRIRDWQIKIQDTVADNASCGVFVLGTTRGDPRRLDITLAGMVLEKNGEVFSTGVGAAVQGSPANAVAWLANTLGELGIPFKAGEVILSGSQSALVPVAEGDELVCRVGGLGSCRVKFSGRSAV, encoded by the coding sequence ATGAATCAGCAAACCATCGAGCAGTACGGCGACGAGCTGTATCAGGCGTTCGTGTCCCGCCGCGTCATCGCGCCGTTGCTCAGCCGTGAACCGCAGATCCGCATCGAGGATGCCTACCGCATCCAGGAGCGCTTCATTGCCCGGCGCCTGGCCGCCGGGGAAACCATCGTCGGCAAGAAAATCGGCGCCACCAGCAAGCCCGTGCAGGACTTTCTCGGCGTGTACCAGCCGGATTTCGGCATGCTCACCTCGGGCATGGTGTTTGCCGACGGCGACACCCTCGACCTGGGCCAGATGATCCAGCCCAAGGCCGAGGCAGAACTGGCCTTTGTCCTCAAGCATGACCTCAAGGGACCGGGCATCACCGCCATGGACGTGATTCGCGCCACGGACTATGTGGTGCCGTGTTTCGAAGTGGTCGATTCGCGCATCCGCGACTGGCAAATCAAGATCCAGGACACGGTCGCGGACAACGCCTCCTGTGGCGTGTTTGTACTGGGCACCACCCGGGGCGATCCGCGCCGGTTGGATATCACCCTGGCCGGCATGGTGCTGGAGAAGAACGGCGAGGTGTTCTCCACCGGCGTGGGCGCCGCCGTGCAAGGCTCGCCCGCCAATGCCGTGGCCTGGCTGGCCAACACGCTGGGTGAACTGGGCATTCCGTTCAAAGCGGGGGAGGTGATCCTCTCCGGCTCGCAGTCGGCGCTGGTGCCGGTGGCGGAGGGCGACGAGTTGGTCTGCCGGGTCGGCGGCCTGGGCAGTTGCCGGGTGAAATTTTCTGGAAGGAGCGCCGTATGA
- a CDS encoding 2-hydroxymuconic semialdehyde dehydrogenase — protein sequence MRQIKHFIAGEFTDAASGVRFNKHSPLDNSVICSVSEAGRGEVDAAVSAARTALQGEWGRLGTEQRVELLYGVANEITRRFDDFVEAEMSDTGQPEHVMKHVFIPRGAANFKVFADVIKNVASEAFPMDTPDGRGALNYTLRRPKGVIGVVCPWNAPFMLMTWKVGPALACGNTVVVKPSEESPQTATLLGEVMNTVGIPKGVYNVVHGFGPDSAGEFVTRHPQVDAITFTGETRTGTAIMKAAAEGMRDVSFELGGKNAGIVFADADFDAAVESFSRSVFLNTGQVCLGTERVYVERPIFARFVQALKAKAEAVKYGRPDDRHANYGPLISQEHREKVLSYYRKAVEEGATVVTGGGVPQMPSDLAAGAWVQPTIWTGLPESAAVVQQEIFGPCCHISPFDSEDEVVAKANATEYGLSTTLWTRDLARAHRMAARIDVGITWINSWFLRDLRTPFGGSKQSGIGREGGVHSLEFYTETRNVCVKL from the coding sequence ATGCGCCAGATCAAGCACTTCATTGCCGGTGAGTTTACCGACGCTGCCAGCGGTGTACGGTTCAACAAACACTCCCCGCTGGACAACAGCGTCATCTGCTCGGTCAGCGAAGCCGGGCGTGGCGAGGTGGACGCGGCCGTCAGCGCCGCACGCACTGCCTTGCAGGGCGAATGGGGCCGCCTGGGCACCGAGCAGCGCGTCGAGCTGCTGTACGGCGTGGCCAACGAAATCACCCGGCGCTTCGATGACTTCGTCGAAGCGGAGATGTCCGACACCGGCCAGCCCGAGCACGTGATGAAGCATGTGTTCATCCCGCGCGGCGCGGCCAACTTCAAAGTGTTCGCCGACGTGATCAAGAACGTCGCCAGCGAGGCGTTCCCGATGGATACCCCCGACGGCCGTGGCGCGTTGAACTACACGCTGCGCCGGCCCAAGGGCGTGATCGGGGTGGTCTGCCCGTGGAACGCACCCTTCATGTTGATGACCTGGAAGGTCGGCCCGGCCCTGGCCTGCGGCAATACCGTGGTGGTCAAGCCATCGGAAGAATCGCCGCAAACCGCCACCCTGCTGGGCGAAGTGATGAACACGGTCGGCATCCCCAAGGGCGTGTACAACGTGGTGCACGGCTTCGGTCCGGATTCGGCCGGGGAGTTCGTCACTCGGCATCCGCAGGTCGACGCCATTACCTTTACCGGCGAGACGCGTACCGGCACGGCGATCATGAAAGCCGCTGCCGAGGGCATGCGTGATGTGTCGTTCGAGTTGGGCGGCAAGAACGCCGGCATTGTCTTCGCCGATGCCGATTTCGACGCGGCGGTGGAGAGCTTTTCCCGTTCGGTGTTCCTCAACACCGGGCAGGTGTGCCTGGGCACTGAGCGGGTGTATGTCGAGCGGCCGATCTTCGCGCGTTTCGTGCAAGCGCTGAAGGCCAAGGCCGAGGCGGTGAAGTACGGCCGCCCCGATGATCGTCACGCTAATTACGGCCCGCTGATCAGCCAGGAACACCGGGAAAAAGTCCTGTCGTACTACCGCAAGGCGGTCGAGGAGGGCGCCACCGTGGTGACCGGCGGCGGCGTGCCGCAGATGCCGTCCGACCTGGCGGCTGGCGCCTGGGTACAACCGACCATTTGGACCGGTCTGCCGGAGAGCGCAGCGGTCGTGCAACAGGAAATTTTCGGCCCGTGCTGCCACATCTCGCCCTTCGATAGCGAAGACGAGGTGGTCGCCAAGGCCAACGCTACCGAATACGGCCTGTCGACCACCCTCTGGACCCGCGACCTGGCGCGAGCGCACCGCATGGCGGCCCGCATCGACGTGGGCATCACCTGGATCAACAGCTGGTTCCTGCGCGACTTGCGTACGCCGTTTGGCGGTTCCAAACAGTCCGGGATCGGCCGTGAAGGCGGCGTGCATTCGCTGGAGTTCTACACCGAAACCCGCAACGTCTGCGTGAAACTCTGA
- a CDS encoding NADH:ubiquinone reductase (Na(+)-transporting) subunit F: MSYELTIEPLGQTIAIEAGQTILDAALRAGIYLPHACCHGLCATCKIQVVDGEIEHGEASSFALMDFEREEKKCLACCATAESDLVIEAQIDEDDDAQNLPVRDFPGTVSRIETLTPTIKGVWIKLDAPEGMHFQAGQYINLQLPDGIGSRAFSVANAPAPGSDIELNIRVVPGGRGTAYVHEQLQVGERVGITGPYGRFFVKKSAHLPVIFMAGGSGLSSPRSMILDLLADGFALPITLVYGQRHRAELYYHDEFLALAAQHPNFTYVPALSHELEDSSWQGFRGFVHDAAKAHFDNDFRGHKAYLCGPPLMIDACISTLMQGRLFERDIYIEKFISAADAQQVRSPLFKAI; the protein is encoded by the coding sequence ATGAGCTATGAATTAACGATCGAACCGCTGGGCCAGACCATCGCAATCGAAGCCGGCCAGACCATTCTCGACGCCGCCTTGCGCGCCGGTATCTACCTGCCGCATGCCTGCTGCCACGGGCTGTGTGCCACCTGCAAAATCCAGGTGGTCGATGGCGAAATCGAACATGGCGAAGCCTCCAGCTTTGCCCTGATGGATTTCGAGCGCGAAGAGAAAAAATGCCTGGCCTGCTGCGCCACCGCCGAAAGCGATTTGGTCATCGAGGCGCAAATCGACGAAGACGACGATGCGCAAAACCTGCCGGTGCGCGATTTTCCTGGCACCGTCAGCCGCATTGAAACCCTCACGCCGACCATCAAAGGTGTGTGGATCAAGCTCGACGCGCCCGAAGGCATGCACTTCCAGGCCGGCCAGTACATCAACCTGCAGTTACCCGACGGCATTGGCAGCCGGGCCTTTTCGGTGGCCAACGCACCGGCGCCCGGCAGCGACATTGAGTTGAATATCCGCGTCGTGCCCGGCGGCCGTGGCACCGCGTATGTGCATGAGCAATTGCAGGTCGGCGAGCGAGTGGGCATCACGGGTCCCTACGGGCGTTTTTTCGTGAAAAAGTCGGCGCACCTGCCGGTGATCTTTATGGCCGGCGGCTCGGGGTTGTCGAGCCCGCGTTCGATGATTCTCGATCTGCTGGCGGACGGTTTCGCGCTGCCGATCACCCTGGTCTACGGGCAGCGCCACCGTGCCGAGTTGTACTACCACGACGAGTTTCTCGCCCTGGCCGCGCAGCACCCCAACTTCACCTACGTGCCGGCGCTGTCCCATGAGCTTGAAGACTCGTCGTGGCAAGGCTTTCGTGGCTTCGTGCATGACGCCGCCAAGGCCCACTTCGACAACGACTTCCGTGGGCACAAGGCCTACCTGTGCGGCCCGCCGCTGATGATCGATGCCTGCATCAGCACGTTGATGCAGGGACGCTTGTTCGAGCGCGATATCTACATCGAGAAGTTCATCTCGGCGGCGGATGCCCAGCAGGTTCGCAGCCCCCTGTTCAAAGCGATTTGA
- a CDS encoding phenol hydroxylase subunit P4: protein MPVVARKEYVGVARDRVENFNGKQLVYASWDHHLLFAAPFLLCLEPQTTFAQLLDTALVPLLQADPDAALIDWQSVQWLKDNQPWVPDLDASLVANGIGHKDQLRFKTPGLNTLCATH from the coding sequence ATGCCTGTAGTCGCCCGTAAAGAATACGTGGGCGTTGCCCGTGATCGCGTCGAAAACTTCAATGGCAAGCAGTTGGTGTATGCCAGCTGGGATCACCACTTGCTGTTCGCGGCGCCGTTCCTGCTGTGCCTGGAACCGCAAACCACCTTTGCCCAGTTGCTGGACACGGCCCTGGTCCCCTTGTTGCAGGCCGACCCGGATGCCGCGCTGATCGACTGGCAGAGCGTGCAATGGCTCAAGGACAACCAACCCTGGGTGCCCGACCTGGACGCCAGCCTGGTTGCCAACGGCATCGGCCACAAAGACCAGTTGCGCTTCAAGACGCCCGGTCTCAACACCCTGTGTGCGACCCACTGA